Below is a genomic region from Pectobacterium polaris.
CTCCAGCGATTCCGCTACAATAGCGCGGTCTTGTTTGCTGGGAATGCGCAGGAAATTCATCCTCCCGTAGCGCCCCATCATGACCACGTCGGAAACCAAAACGGGGAAATTCCAGTCTACGTCTTCCGTTTGTGGAACATAGGCAACCAGATTCTGTTTCAGCGCTTGGTAGATCGGTTGCTGGTTGAGCAGTACCTGCCCTGAGGTTGGTTTGACCAACCCCATGATGCTTTTGAACAACGTCGACTTTCCGCTGCCGTTGACGCCAACCAAGGCGCAAATCGTTCCACCAGTCAGGGAAAAAGAAGCATGGCGAATAGCCTGATGCCCGTTGCCGTAAGTAACCGAAACATCATTGACGTCTAATGACTGTACTGCTCGATCACTACTCATTGATTAAATCCTTTAGCGATGGTCTCCACCGTCACTTGTAACAGGTCGATATAGGTCGGCACAGGGCCTTTCTCTGTAGACAGCGAATCAACATACAGCACGCCGCCATATTTCGCCCCGGTTTCTTTGCTGACCTGCTTTGCTGGCTTATCGGAAATAGTACTTTCGCTGAATACGACAGGGATAGCCTTCTCTCGCACGGTATCGATAACCCGACGTACCTGCTGCGGCGAACCTTGTTCGTCAGCATTGATTGGCCAGAGATAGACTTCATTGAACTGATAATCCTTCGCCAGATAGCTGAATGCGCCCTCACTGGTGACTAACCAGCGTTGCTGTTCTGGGATACGGGAGAGACGTTCACGCAGCGGCGCGTCGAGAGCCTTGATTTTTTCCGAATAGGCTTTGGCGTTACGGTTATACGTCTCTGCATTGGCGGGATCGGCTTGCACCAGACCTTTGCGGATATTTTCGATATAGATTAATGCATTGGAAGGGGACATCCAGGCATGCGGGTTTGGATTGCCATTATAGGCACCTTCGCGGATAGGAAGCGGCGTGATGCCTTCCGTCACCACAACGGCCGGCACATTTTTCACGTTCTCGAAAAAGCGCGTAAACCAACGTTCGAGATTCATGCCGTTCCACAGCACCAACTGTGCGGACTGTGTTTTAACAATATCACGCGGTGTCGGTTGATAATCATGAATCTCTGCGCCGGGTTTGGTGATGGACTCAACCGTCGCGGCATCGCCTGCAATATTCTGTGCGATATCCTGAATGATGGTAAAGGTCGTGATGACTTTAAGCTTTTCAGCCGCCTGAGCAGAGGTGCTGGCTAAAAGCAGTAAAGCGCACGGCAGCGCGATGCGACGGAATAGGGCAGGTAAATGAGCGTGAAAACCGATCATGCGGATATCCTTACAAACCGTGAAAGTGTTACTTGAGAATAATTATCAATATCATTTAAGTCAAGGGGCAGAAAAGGGCGGGGAATGAATATTAGAGGGTGTCTCATGACACAAGAAGTCACTGTTCGCAGGCACGTCGCACGCACTTGCGCGGGTAAGGAACGCATCATGCTCCTTTGGTAACAGAAATGTTGCTTTAATTTAATGAATCGTACTTAAGGTTACAACGAAAGTCTAACGGTAACGGTGGTGAACTGTCGCGCAACTATACATAGCTATACACATGGTGAAATTTACGCCAAAAAGCGAGATAAATCTTATGTCGCCTTAAGAAAGTTCTGATCTCTGCCGATAAACCATAAAGAATGTGAGTGATGTCTCTATTTTATACAAAAGGATTGTCAGTGATATGAGCACAAAATCAGAACGACGTTGGAAGTTGGCAAGTTTGGTCTTATTGACTTTTTTGATGGCATTAATTGTGCTATTGGTTCAAACCAGTTAATTCCCTGCGTAACGAAAGATTAGTCTATAAATAATTTCTATTATGTAATGTATTAATGCAAAAGATACAGATAGCATAAAAATGACAATCGATTTTAAACATTGATATAAGCGTGGCCGATGTCGGGCGCGCTTTTTTGTTAATGGTCAATATCTCTTCATATAAGCGCGTAAATTATAGCTTTTTGTTATGACTGCCGATGCCTCTGTGCCAGAAATGCGACGGTTGTCGCGTATTTTTTTGCATAATAGAATCTGAAGTGCGTTTATTGTGCCGTGTTAGACGCTGCCTGTGAATATAGGGTCAGCAAGCATTATCGTGTATTAATGAATCAAGGATGACGTGAATTTGTGCGGCATGTCCACGACTGATAAAAAAGCCCTTGCCATCGTTTACATAGTGTGTAATAACGCTTCTGGGTAAAACGAGGTACAGTTCTGTATATGAATGGCATTTTCAGTAAAGAAGACTTAAGTACAACCTTTAGTGTTGCATGCTGCTTCTCTGCCGATCCTTATCTTAGTGCCTCAAGCAGTAACGACTTTGGTTTGTCTGTATAACGCCTTTTTGGCGGTTTAAACAATTAAAGGAAATATTTGAAATGGCAAAGATTAAAGGTCAGGTTAAGTGGTTCAACGAGTCTAAAGGCTTTGGTTTCATCACTCCTGCTGACGGCAGCAAAGATGTATTCGTACACTTCTCTGCAATTCAAGGCAACGGCTTCAAAACTCTGGCTGAAGGCCAGAACGTAGAATTCGAAATTCAGGATGGCCAGAAAGGTCCTTCTGCAGTAAACGTCACTGCGCTGTAATTTTACAGCTCTGTTGCAAAACCCGCCATGGTGCGGGTTTTTTGTTGTCTGCGTTTTATCTACACCCGTAATACTTTTATCTACACGCATAATGCAATGAAGACGTTTTTAATGAGGAAAATGTGCCGATGAGTTATCAGTGTCCGCTATGCCAGTTACCTCTGGAGCGACACCCGCGGCAATGGACGTGTGGTAAACATAGTTTTGACCTTGCGAAAGAAGGGTACGTTAACCTGTTGCCGGTACAGTTTAAGCGTTCAAAGCAGCCTGGTGATAGCGCTGAAATGATGCAGGCGCGTCGCAGCTTTCTGGAGGGCGGTCACTATCAACCGCTACGTGACGCCGTTGCGCAGCATGTTGATCGTATTGTGGCAGATGACGCTGCGGCGTTGTTGGATATCGGCTGTGGTGAAGGGTATTACACCGCAGAGTTTGCCCATCGTCTGACATCGCGCAGAACGATGACGATATACGGGCTGGATGTTTCCAAGGCGGCGATTCAGCGGGCGGCAAAGCGGTATGACAACGTTGAGTTTTGCGTCGCATCCAGCCAGCGACTGCCTTTCCAGGACCAATCCCTTGATGCTGTGGTAAAGATCTATGCGCCCTGTAATGACGCGGAATTGCAGCGCACCGTTAAGATTGGCGGTTGGGTGGTGACGGTATCTCCGGGGCCACGACATCTTTATCAACTGAAAGCAGAAGTCTACGATGAGGTGTTATTACACCCGAGTAAAGATGAAGTGCTTGCAGGTTTTCAGCTTATTGATCAGCAGGCGCTCGCGTACCCAATGCAGTTATCTGGGAATGAGGCCGCGGCGCTATTGCAAATGACGCCTTTTGCCTGGCGAGCAACGCCAGACGTTAGCGAGCGACTGCAAGCAGCCACCGCGTTTAGTTGTGAAACGGATTTTATTATCCGCTTGCATCAGCGTGTTGATAGCGATGCGGTAGGTGCGTAATCAGGAAGAATAAAAACGGGCAGCGCGATAATCGGGCTGCCCGTTAATGTGAAATGTATTTTATCAGGCGGCGTAGCCGAGGTGCTCGTACAGAATATTGCAGCCGATACCAATCAGAACCAGCCCGCCAACCACTTCCGCTTTCTTGCCAAAGATAGGGCCGATATAGCGGCCAATCATCATTCCGAGCGTCACCATAATCATGGTGGCACAGCCAATGACCATCGCGGTATGGAAAATATTGACCTGAAGGAAGGCCAGGCCGACGCCAATTGCCATGGCATCCAGGCTGGTGGCGATGGCGGTACAAACTAACAGTGCCAGACTATGATTTTTGACTTTTTCGCAGCGGCAGTCTGAGGAGTTTTTGATCCCCTCAACGACCATACGGCCGCCCAAAATGACTAACAGGGTAAAGGCAACCCAGTGATCCCATTCGAGAATATATTGGCTGGCAAAAAAACCAAGTGCCCAGCCGATGAGCGGGGTGATAGCTTCGATAACGCCAAAGATGAGGCCGGTACGAATGGCATCGCGGAAACGAGGGTTATGCAGTACGGCACCTTTACCGATTGACGCGGCGAAGGCATCCATTGACATACCAAATGCTAGGATAAGTGTTGCTGACATGTTCATTGTAAGTAGCCTCGGCTGGACGATTAACCATATACACGCAGATCATCCCCAACCCGAATGACGATCTTACGTGTCTATGGTCTCGCCTGCCAATCACGCTTGGCCGCCCGCACCACGTCTATGCTCCGGTAATAGGAGATAAAACGAGTATGTTGATACGAGCATTTCTGATGAATTATTGTGAATGTTAATTAATCAGAAATCGGCTACTCCCCAATGACGGCGCAACCTTACCATATTATTTGTGGTGCAAACAACACTAAAAGTTTTAAGCATTAATAATGCAATTGATAATTATTTTCATTTGGACGTTGATAATGAAGGATCGTATAAAATAACGACAAAGTCATTGTGGTTAAAATACCATCTAAACATGAGGTGTATAGCCAACGTTATTTTAAATAATTTAAAGGTAAACTTACCTCATTGATTCTCAATCATAAATTTATATATTCTTTCCAAATCGTCGAGCTGTGCAACCTGTATCAATAAACGACGCTTCTCCAGTTCGATGACTAATACGCCATCCTCAGATAAATTCATATTTTTAATTCTGGTATAAGGAATGAATATATTCGCATAAAAGAATCCGGTTGATTTAAACACCAGTTTAGGACGACGAATATAGGCCAGATAGCACGCCATGAAGGCCAGCGAAATCAAAAGATAGGTGGTGATAATAGCGCCATTATTCATCACGTTTTGATAAATAAGAATCCCCACTAAGCCGATAAAAATCAGCGTATCGAGTCGGTTCATCCGCTTCAGCGGGACGAGGAGTTGGGTTTTTCCTTTGAGTTTATCCATGATGAACTCATCGTAGATGGCATAAGCCAGTGCTAACGCAATCAACACCACCAGCGTGATATCTGTCATTGTCATCCGTATTACCCTTGTCCGTTAACTATCTGTGTCCGTAAATAAAAATGGCCGGGTGTATTGGCACCCGGCCATTGAACATTACACGCCGAGCAGACCGATCCAGTACCCGAAGATACCAATGGCGAAGAAGCCCATAATCAGCCACAGCGCATTTACCTTGCGCCGTAACAGCCACATACAGCCGAACGTCAGCAGCAGGGGAACGAGCCCCGGCATGAGCTGGTCAAGGATGGATTGAACGGTGGTCACCGTGGTTTCCCCGTTCTGATTCGTCACTGTCGACACCACCATCGGGATGTTGACGTGAGTCCATTTATTGACCAATGCCCCCATGACAAACAAGCCGAGAATAGAGGCCGCTTCGGTCATTTTTTGCAGGAAACCGCCGCCCATATCGCTGACGATATCGATCCCTTTGCGGTAGCCATAGGCGACGCCATAGTAACGCACCAGCAGGCGAACCAGGTTAAACAGGACGAAGAAGAGCACTGGCCCCAACAAGCTGCCGCTCATGGCAATCCCTGCGCCTAGCGCAGCGAATACTGGACGGGCGGTACCCCAGAATATCGGGTCGCCGACACCAGCTAGTGGCCCCATCAGCCCGACTTTCAGACCGTTTATTGCCGCGTCGTCAATAGGAGCACCGTTCGCACGTTGCTCTTCCATCGCCATCGTTACGCCAAGTATCGGAGCGGCAACAAAAGGCTGCGTATTGAAAAACTCCAGATGGCGCTTGATTGCTTGTTTACGCTCTTCCGAATTTTCAGGATAAAGACGGCGAATCACTGGCACCATGGAAAAACAGAAGCCGAGTGCCTGCATACGTTCAAAGTTCCAGGAGCCTTGAAACAGGTTGGAACGGATAAACACCGCGCGGATATCGCTGTCAGTGAGTTTTTTGACTTTCGTATTTTCGACCATTTCTCTCACTCCTGTTAATCCAGTTCGTTATCAAGACCGTTATTGCCTGATGTGACAGACTGGCCTTGCACCTTGTTATATTTCGGGCTGAGTTGGATATACAGCACCGCCATCACAATACCGATTACGCCCAGCGCCACCAGATTGAACTCAGTGAAGGCAGCGGTAACGAAGCCAAGATAGAAGAACGGCATCAGGTAACCCGCGCGCATCATGTTGATGACCATCGCGTAACCGACAACGACAATCATCCCACCGGCGATATTCAAGCCGTTAGTGACAACGTCTGGGATGGAGTTCAGCAGTGCGTGAACGGCGTCGGTGCCAACGGAAACGGCAACGATCACCGCAGGAATCGCGATACGCATGGCCTGTAGCAGCAAGGCAGAAACGTGAATCCAACTGATAGCCGTTAGATTACCTCGCTCTGCCGCGCTGTCTGCCGCATGCTGGAACGCAACGGTGATGGTACGAACAATGATGGTTAATACTTGCCCAGCAGCAGCGAGCGGAATTGCCAGAGCAATCCCTGCACCAATCCCTTGACCGCCAGCAATAACCAGAATGGTTGAGATAATGGACGCCAGCGCCGCATCTGGTGCGACAGCTGCACCGATGTTCATCCAGCCTAACGCGATCATTTCCAGCGTACCGCCGATAATGATCCCGGTTTTTAAATCACCTAATACTGCGCCAATCAGCGTACAAGCGACGAGTGGACGGTGGAACTGGAATTCATCAAGAATCGAACCCATCCCCGAAACACATGCGACGAGAAATATCAGCACAATTTGAAGTGTGGTAATCTCCATCGTACTTCTCCTATAAAATGTGTCTGAGTAAAAATAAATCGCCATCCCCGTTGATTTTCTATGTCAACGTAAAATTTTCAATGTCGACATAAATACCTATCTTGAAAATCGTCAGGTCTATAAAACTATTATTGATGGTGACAGTAGCGTTAATAACCTTCGCAGCACGATAGGTATCAACGCGGCATTTTGTTAATCAAGTCCATCATTTTAATCCGGGAATCGGTTGATACTTTTCGAACCTCCAATTCAATACCGCGTTTATCTAATTCACGGAATGCCGCAATATCCTTCTCATCGATAGAGACGGCATTATTCACCTGCGTTTTTCCTTGTTTGAATGCCATCCCGCCAATATTGACCGAGGTGATATTTACGCCATTTTCGATCAGCGTTAAGACATCCGTCGGATTGGTGAACAACAGCATCACGCGGTCGGCGGCATATTTCGGATTGTCATAAACACGAACGGCCTTTGCCACATCCACCACGTGCGCGGTAACGCCCGGTGGCGCAACTTGAGTCAGCAACGTTTTACGCACGTGATCGGCAGCAACTTCATCACTGACAACAATAATGCGCGAAACATTGGTTTCTTTCGTCCAACGGGTGGCGACCTGACCATGAATCAGACGGTCGTCGATACGCGCCAACCCAATCTTCATATGTTCGCCGGGTCCTGCCGGTGTGGGGACAGCTTTTGGGGGCGGTGGAGGAGAAGGGGGGGCTACTTTGGCTTTTTCCTGATGTTTTAGGGCTTTTACGCCATCTCTACCAGCTTCCAACGCGATAGAAACCAGATCGGAGAAGGACGGGTTATCATCCCGAGCCATAAAGGTTTCCGCTAGCATGGGAATATTCACGCCGGCGATAACATCATGGTTTTCTTTGTCGGTGACGAGGCGGCTGGCGGCGTTGAACGGGCTGCCGCCCCAGGTATCAACGAGAAACAGCACGCCTTGTGATGTGTCTAACTGCGTGAGTTTTTCCTGATATTTTTCTATCAATGTTTCGGCGTTTTCTCCAGGAACGAAATCAATCCAGGCGACATTACTTTGCTCGCCAAGAATCATTTCTGCTGTCTTTAACAGCGGTCCCGCAGTGGCGCCGTGAGTGCATAACATGATTGCAATACTCACTTGCTACCTCCTCACGTTCACGATCAAAAAAGAGTCAATGTGTCAGGAAACCAGGTCAGCGTTCACAAGCTAAACGTTAACCGTCGCGGTATTAGTATGGCTGCAAGAAAAAATTTTACCGTGGATTCATGACATTCACTGTGTTCCTCCAGGTTGTCAGGCTAGAAATCGTGACTGACAGATTTATTTTACTTATCGAAAAAATAAATAGTGTGATGATGCTCTAATGCTGACCAGTTAAACCAAGGGCTAAAAGGGCTCTGAATGGGAAAATTTGGGCGTGTTATCAATGCGAAGTCGGCCGGAAGAAATTCTTTGTGAAAATTGGTAACAACCTGTTAGAGTAAACGTCCCTTAAATTGCTTAGGAGCACCGGGCATCAGCCCTTCCCATGGACTGTCACCGACAAAACGTTCTCTGTTTTCCCGCTAATGCTGGCGGTTTTCTGTACTCAGCTGGTCACTCAGACCACATTCAGAATCTCTCTGATTCACACCAACTCTTTTTATTACCACTCAATGCGGCTCATGCATTGATGTCATCTGCTCGTTCATTTTCTGGAGTCTGACATGGAATTTTTGCTAGATCCTTCAATCTGGGCAGGCTTATTGACGCTGGTGGTACTGGAAATTGTTCTGGGTATCGACAATTTGGTGTTTATCGCCATCTTGGCGGATAAATTACCCCCCAAACAGCGAGATAAAGCCCGCATTATCGGTTTAAGCCTGGCGCTGTTAATGCGTCTGGGGCTGTTGTCTTTGATTTCCTGGATGGTCACACTGACGCGTCCATTGTTTAGCCTTGGTGATTTCAGTTTCTCGGGTCGTGACCTGATTTTGCTGTTCGGCGGTGTGTTCCTCTTGTTCAAAGCCACGATGGAGCTGCATGAACGGCTAGAGAATAAAACGCATGATGGCAACGGCAATCGCGCCCACGCGAGTTTCTGGGCTGTGGTGGCACAGATCGTCGTGCTGGATGCCGTGTTCTCGCTGGATGCTGTGATTACTGCGGTGGGCATGGTCGATCACTTGGGCGTCATGATGACGGCGGTGATCATCGCAATGGGTGTCATGCTGATTGCTTCTAAACCGTTGACCAACTTTGTTAACGAACATCCAACGGTGGTTGTCCTGTGTCTCAGCTTCTTGCTGATGATTGGTTTGAGCCTGATGGCGGAAGGTCTTGGCTTCCATATTCCTAAAGGTTATCTGTATGCGGCGATTGGCTTCTCTATCCTGATCGAAATGTTTAACCAGATTGCCCGTCATAACTTTATGAAGCATCAGTCGCACCGTCCTTTGCGTGAACGTACCGCAGAGGCCATTCTGCGCCTGATGGGCTCACGGAAAAACACGGACGATGTGGATTCTGATGAACCGCAGAAGAAGCTCACAACAGAGGAATTCGCCGAAGAAGAGCGCAATATGATCAGCGGCGTGCTGACATTAGCCTCGCGTTCACTGCGCAGCGTGATGACACCGCGGACTGAAATTTCCTGGGTGGATAGTGCAAGTTCTGTCGAACAGATCCGTATGCAATTGCTGGATACGCCTCACAGCCTCTTCCCAATCTGTCGCGGGTCGCTGGATGAAATTATCGGCGTGGTCCGTGCCAAGGATCTGCTGGTGGCGTTGGAAACACAAACTGATGTGGAAAATTTTGCTGCGGCTAACCCACCTATTGTCGTGCCGGAAACGCTGGATGTGATTAACCTGCTGCCTGTTCTGCGTCGTGCGAAAGGTAGCCTGGTCATCATTGCCAACGAATTTGGCGTAGTGCAAGGGTTGGTCACGCCACTGGACGTGCTGGAAGCGATCGCGGGTGAGTTCCCGGATGAAGACGAAACGCTGGATATCATCCCAGACGGCGAAGGCTGGCTGGTGAAAGGCGGAACGGATCTACACGCTTTGCAACAGGTGGTGGATAGCAGCGAGCTGGTTGATCCGAAGGAAGAGTATGCTTCACTGGCAGGTATGCTGTTGGCGCACAGTGATGAGTTCCCGAAAGTCGGTGCCATTATCGAGTTGTACAACCTGCGCTTCCATATTATCGAGGTTTCCGAATACCGTATTGAACTGGTGCGTGTAGAACGTATCGTCGTGCGGGAAGAGGATGACGACGCATAAGCGCTGTCGGGCGTGATGATCGCACCCTGCGAGCGGTAGTACGCTGGCAGGGTGTTTTTTTGCCGAAAAGGGCGTGGGCAGAGACTCCGCTATATTACTTTACGACTTTAAAAGGATCGGGAACGGTATGTTGGTTAGCATTGTTCCAATAGTTCTGTAGTACCCAACCATATTCTGGTAACCCATTGATAAAGGGGGGAAGCATCGCGTCAGCTGTGGGGTTTTTCCAGTCTGCTTGTAATTCTGCACCAAGCGCAAACACACTTTCAAGCTCAGCCCCAGCCGCAGTCATTCGCTGCATCGCCGCATCCGCCTCGTATTTGCTCCATGCGCCAGAGGCATCAACAACGGGATAGACTTGATACCCATCATTGATCATTGCCAATGTCGGTAAGGTGACACAGGTTCCCAATGTGACACCGGAAATGATAATGTGTCGGCGACCCGTTTTGGCAACCAAATCTTCTAACGCTTTACGGAACGTCGGATCTTCATAAGCGTTGATAATACCGGTACGACGGTAAATTGGTTGATCTTTGAATATTTCTTTTAGTTCCGGCAGCGTATCGCCATTCTGCCACTGAGCATTGGAGCTCGTCATTAATACAGGAATGTCTAATGCTTTAGCCATCTGCGCCAAGGCAATAACATTATTTTTATAGCCAGATGCTTGTTGAAAATCTCGAACGCTTGCCATCAGCCCCACTTGGTGATCGACAAACAGCATAATGCTATTTTCAGGCGTCGGTTTATCATAAGCCACGCGGCCAGCTTTACGTGCTTCTGAAGGGCTGGTTTTATAGGGTAAAACCTTACTCGTAATAGGACTAACAATATCTGTTGATTTCTGATCTGCAAAAGAAAAAGAGGAAAAACAAAATATTGTTAAAGCGATAGAGAGTTGAGTCAATTTCATATGAGACATCATTTTCCTGAGAAATAAAAATAATAAAGAATGAATTAAATACGGCTAATCCAGGTCGGTGCAATTTGAGTTCCTTTACCGGCCCCGTAACCAAAATAAATATTTAGTCCGCCGAGAGGCTCCAGATAACGAGCATTCTTTAGTCCTCCCGTATCTACCGGAGAGAATCCGATACTTTCGATTAATTCGCGAACAGTTTCTTTTGCTGATTCGCTATCGCTAGCATAAAAAACCGGGACAGTTTCATTCTGGGAAAATATCGCCCCTTCAGCTAAAACTTGAGCAAAAATCGTGTTAAATGCTTTAACAACAAGAGCGCCAGGGACCATTTTCGCGATTTCCTCTCCCGCAGAGGTATCATGGCCAAGGGTTAATCCCATGTAGTCGGCTGTGAGTGGGTTGGTTATATCAACAATCACTTTCCCATTGAGATCGCCAAGGGACTGTAAGGCGGAGCGCGCATCATTGTAGCCTACCGCTAAAATCGCGATATCGGCATCCTGCAATGCGTCATCCGATGCCACTGCCACCGCCCCAGGATATTGAGCGGCAAGCGCTCTGGTTTTGGTCAGATCACGAGCAGTGACACGTACTTCATGCCCCGCTAACGTGAGCTGTTTGACGAACCCTTGCCCCATATTTCCAGTACCTATAACGGCAATTTTCATTGTGTCATCTCTCGTGAAGTTAAAGTATCAGCGACACTTTATTAGTAATGATGGTAATGATAAATAACGGGTAATTAGATATATTGTCTCGCAGGGGGATACAATGGATAAATTGCAAGCGATGGCTACCTTTGTTGCGGTAGTGAAAGCAGGAAGTTTTGTCAAAGCGGTGGACAGTACCGGGTTTTCAAAACCGGCCGTATCACGACAAGTTATTGAGTTAGAAAAATTTTTAGGCGTAAGATTACTCCATCGCACCACGCGGCGTATTTCTTTGACTAATGAAGGCCAAATTTATTACTTGCGTTGTAAAGAG
It encodes:
- a CDS encoding metal ABC transporter substrate-binding protein — protein: MIGFHAHLPALFRRIALPCALLLLASTSAQAAEKLKVITTFTIIQDIAQNIAGDAATVESITKPGAEIHDYQPTPRDIVKTQSAQLVLWNGMNLERWFTRFFENVKNVPAVVVTEGITPLPIREGAYNGNPNPHAWMSPSNALIYIENIRKGLVQADPANAETYNRNAKAYSEKIKALDAPLRERLSRIPEQQRWLVTSEGAFSYLAKDYQFNEVYLWPINADEQGSPQQVRRVIDTVREKAIPVVFSESTISDKPAKQVSKETGAKYGGVLYVDSLSTEKGPVPTYIDLLQVTVETIAKGFNQ
- a CDS encoding DUF2627 domain-containing protein codes for the protein MNGIFSKEDLSTTFSVACCFSADPYLSASSSNDFGLSV
- the cspE gene encoding transcription antiterminator/RNA stability regulator CspE, which gives rise to MAKIKGQVKWFNESKGFGFITPADGSKDVFVHFSAIQGNGFKTLAEGQNVEFEIQDGQKGPSAVNVTAL
- the rlmA gene encoding 23S rRNA (guanine(745)-N(1))-methyltransferase translates to MSYQCPLCQLPLERHPRQWTCGKHSFDLAKEGYVNLLPVQFKRSKQPGDSAEMMQARRSFLEGGHYQPLRDAVAQHVDRIVADDAAALLDIGCGEGYYTAEFAHRLTSRRTMTIYGLDVSKAAIQRAAKRYDNVEFCVASSQRLPFQDQSLDAVVKIYAPCNDAELQRTVKIGGWVVTVSPGPRHLYQLKAEVYDEVLLHPSKDEVLAGFQLIDQQALAYPMQLSGNEAAALLQMTPFAWRATPDVSERLQAATAFSCETDFIIRLHQRVDSDAVGA
- the mntP gene encoding manganese efflux pump MntP, with amino-acid sequence MNMSATLILAFGMSMDAFAASIGKGAVLHNPRFRDAIRTGLIFGVIEAITPLIGWALGFFASQYILEWDHWVAFTLLVILGGRMVVEGIKNSSDCRCEKVKNHSLALLVCTAIATSLDAMAIGVGLAFLQVNIFHTAMVIGCATMIMVTLGMMIGRYIGPIFGKKAEVVGGLVLIGIGCNILYEHLGYAA
- a CDS encoding DUF986 family protein — protein: MTMTDITLVVLIALALAYAIYDEFIMDKLKGKTQLLVPLKRMNRLDTLIFIGLVGILIYQNVMNNGAIITTYLLISLAFMACYLAYIRRPKLVFKSTGFFYANIFIPYTRIKNMNLSEDGVLVIELEKRRLLIQVAQLDDLERIYKFMIENQ
- a CDS encoding PTS mannose transporter subunit IID, translated to MVENTKVKKLTDSDIRAVFIRSNLFQGSWNFERMQALGFCFSMVPVIRRLYPENSEERKQAIKRHLEFFNTQPFVAAPILGVTMAMEEQRANGAPIDDAAINGLKVGLMGPLAGVGDPIFWGTARPVFAALGAGIAMSGSLLGPVLFFVLFNLVRLLVRYYGVAYGYRKGIDIVSDMGGGFLQKMTEAASILGLFVMGALVNKWTHVNIPMVVSTVTNQNGETTVTTVQSILDQLMPGLVPLLLTFGCMWLLRRKVNALWLIMGFFAIGIFGYWIGLLGV
- a CDS encoding PTS mannose/fructose/sorbose transporter subunit IIC, which translates into the protein MEITTLQIVLIFLVACVSGMGSILDEFQFHRPLVACTLIGAVLGDLKTGIIIGGTLEMIALGWMNIGAAVAPDAALASIISTILVIAGGQGIGAGIALAIPLAAAGQVLTIIVRTITVAFQHAADSAAERGNLTAISWIHVSALLLQAMRIAIPAVIVAVSVGTDAVHALLNSIPDVVTNGLNIAGGMIVVVGYAMVINMMRAGYLMPFFYLGFVTAAFTEFNLVALGVIGIVMAVLYIQLSPKYNKVQGQSVTSGNNGLDNELD
- the manX gene encoding PTS mannose transporter subunit IIAB, which codes for MSIAIMLCTHGATAGPLLKTAEMILGEQSNVAWIDFVPGENAETLIEKYQEKLTQLDTSQGVLFLVDTWGGSPFNAASRLVTDKENHDVIAGVNIPMLAETFMARDDNPSFSDLVSIALEAGRDGVKALKHQEKAKVAPPSPPPPPKAVPTPAGPGEHMKIGLARIDDRLIHGQVATRWTKETNVSRIIVVSDEVAADHVRKTLLTQVAPPGVTAHVVDVAKAVRVYDNPKYAADRVMLLFTNPTDVLTLIENGVNITSVNIGGMAFKQGKTQVNNAVSIDEKDIAAFRELDKRGIELEVRKVSTDSRIKMMDLINKMPR
- a CDS encoding TerC family protein; protein product: MEFLLDPSIWAGLLTLVVLEIVLGIDNLVFIAILADKLPPKQRDKARIIGLSLALLMRLGLLSLISWMVTLTRPLFSLGDFSFSGRDLILLFGGVFLLFKATMELHERLENKTHDGNGNRAHASFWAVVAQIVVLDAVFSLDAVITAVGMVDHLGVMMTAVIIAMGVMLIASKPLTNFVNEHPTVVVLCLSFLLMIGLSLMAEGLGFHIPKGYLYAAIGFSILIEMFNQIARHNFMKHQSHRPLRERTAEAILRLMGSRKNTDDVDSDEPQKKLTTEEFAEEERNMISGVLTLASRSLRSVMTPRTEISWVDSASSVEQIRMQLLDTPHSLFPICRGSLDEIIGVVRAKDLLVALETQTDVENFAAANPPIVVPETLDVINLLPVLRRAKGSLVIIANEFGVVQGLVTPLDVLEAIAGEFPDEDETLDIIPDGEGWLVKGGTDLHALQQVVDSSELVDPKEEYASLAGMLLAHSDEFPKVGAIIELYNLRFHIIEVSEYRIELVRVERIVVREEDDDA
- a CDS encoding isochorismatase family protein, which encodes MKLTQLSIALTIFCFSSFSFADQKSTDIVSPITSKVLPYKTSPSEARKAGRVAYDKPTPENSIMLFVDHQVGLMASVRDFQQASGYKNNVIALAQMAKALDIPVLMTSSNAQWQNGDTLPELKEIFKDQPIYRRTGIINAYEDPTFRKALEDLVAKTGRRHIIISGVTLGTCVTLPTLAMINDGYQVYPVVDASGAWSKYEADAAMQRMTAAGAELESVFALGAELQADWKNPTADAMLPPFINGLPEYGWVLQNYWNNANQHTVPDPFKVVK
- a CDS encoding NADPH-dependent F420 reductase; the encoded protein is MKIAVIGTGNMGQGFVKQLTLAGHEVRVTARDLTKTRALAAQYPGAVAVASDDALQDADIAILAVGYNDARSALQSLGDLNGKVIVDITNPLTADYMGLTLGHDTSAGEEIAKMVPGALVVKAFNTIFAQVLAEGAIFSQNETVPVFYASDSESAKETVRELIESIGFSPVDTGGLKNARYLEPLGGLNIYFGYGAGKGTQIAPTWISRI